The following proteins are co-located in the Microbacterium sp. SORGH_AS_0888 genome:
- the pgl gene encoding 6-phosphogluconolactonase, with the protein MAGVTAEKRVVILPDAEQLADAVAARFLSRLVKITGTGALAHISLTGGSMGGRVLEAAAAHSRSSEVDWSLVHLWWSDERFVPRGDADRNDGQAFTALTGVGIPAENVHTMAGSDDGLTLEDAARAYTAELARFADDEVGGWPSFDICFLGVGPDAHIASLFPDRPEIRVTDASVLPVRDSPKPPPERLTLTRPVINSSQRVWLVLSGADKASALGLALAGASYQSVPAAGAKGRSRTVFFVDEAAAAKVPPELIDAEY; encoded by the coding sequence ATGGCCGGAGTGACCGCAGAGAAGCGAGTCGTCATCCTTCCGGACGCGGAGCAGCTGGCGGACGCGGTCGCGGCGCGCTTCCTGAGCCGCCTCGTCAAGATCACGGGGACGGGAGCGCTCGCGCACATCTCGCTCACGGGCGGCTCCATGGGCGGCCGGGTGCTCGAGGCCGCCGCTGCTCATAGCCGCAGCTCTGAGGTCGACTGGTCGCTGGTCCACCTGTGGTGGAGCGATGAGCGGTTCGTGCCCCGCGGTGACGCCGATCGCAACGACGGGCAGGCGTTCACGGCGCTCACCGGGGTCGGGATCCCGGCCGAGAACGTGCACACGATGGCGGGCAGCGACGACGGGCTGACGCTGGAGGACGCGGCACGTGCCTACACGGCGGAGCTCGCCCGCTTCGCCGACGACGAGGTCGGCGGCTGGCCCTCGTTCGACATCTGCTTCCTCGGGGTCGGTCCCGACGCCCACATCGCCTCGCTGTTCCCCGACCGCCCCGAGATCAGGGTGACGGATGCCTCGGTGCTTCCGGTGCGGGACTCCCCCAAGCCGCCGCCGGAGCGCCTGACCCTGACGCGTCCCGTCATCAACTCCTCGCAGCGCGTGTGGCTCGTGCTGTCGGGCGCGGACAAGGCTTCCGCGCTCGGTCTCGCCCTCGCCGGGGCGAGCTATCAGAGCGTCCCCGCCGCGGGCGCGAAGGGTCGCAGCCGCACGGTGTTCTTCGTCGACGAGGCGGCTGCGGCGAAGGTGCCGCCGGAGCTCATCGACGCGGAGTACTGA
- the secG gene encoding preprotein translocase subunit SecG yields MQILEFVLQVLLGITSLLLTLLILLHKGRGGGLSDMFGGGMSSTLGSSGLAERNLNRFTVVLALVWFVSIVALGMITKFTGLV; encoded by the coding sequence GTGCAGATCCTCGAGTTCGTGCTCCAGGTGCTTCTCGGCATCACGAGCCTCCTGCTGACGTTGCTGATCCTGCTGCACAAGGGACGCGGTGGCGGCCTGTCCGACATGTTCGGTGGCGGCATGAGCTCGACGCTCGGCTCGTCGGGCCTGGCGGAGCGCAACCTCAACCGCTTCACCGTCGTGCTGGCGCTGGTGTGGTTCGTCTCGATCGTCGCGCTCGGCATGATCACCAAGTTCACCGGGCTGGTGTGA
- a CDS encoding RNA polymerase-binding protein RbpA → MATGGNAIRGTRVGAGPMGEQDHGYHADRVAVSYWDALGNETVRYFAAGIPDEEIPETIDSPHSGLPAGRDKENPPAIAKNEPYKTHLAYVKERRTDEEAEQLLDEALQKLRDRRGQ, encoded by the coding sequence GTGGCGACAGGAGGAAACGCGATCCGCGGCACCCGCGTCGGTGCCGGCCCGATGGGCGAGCAGGACCACGGCTACCACGCGGACCGCGTCGCGGTGTCCTATTGGGACGCCCTGGGCAACGAGACCGTCCGGTACTTCGCCGCGGGCATCCCCGACGAGGAGATCCCGGAGACGATCGACTCGCCGCACTCCGGCCTCCCGGCCGGCCGCGACAAGGAGAACCCGCCGGCGATCGCGAAGAACGAGCCGTACAAGACGCACCTTGCGTACGTGAAGGAGCGTCGGACCGACGAGGAAGCCGAGCAACTGCTCGACGAGGCGCTGCAGAAGCTGCGCGACCGACGCGGTCAGTAG
- the tpiA gene encoding triose-phosphate isomerase — MARTPLIAGNWKMNLDHLQAVALVQKLHWTLKDAGHETGSVEVAVFPPFTDLRTVQTLIDADSIPFALGAQDVSAHDSGAYTGEISGAFLAKLDCRYVIIGHSERREYHGETDEVVAAKVKAALRHGLAPVICVGETLEQREESGPTAVSVAQLRAAVAGLSSDADVVVAYEPVWAIGTGQVASPEQAQEVCAALRGVVADELGADAAARTRMLYGGSVKSGNIASFMREPDVDGALVGGASLVADEFAAIIRYQKHVGV, encoded by the coding sequence ATGGCGCGCACGCCGCTCATCGCCGGCAACTGGAAGATGAACCTCGACCACCTGCAGGCTGTCGCTCTCGTCCAGAAGCTGCACTGGACGCTGAAGGACGCCGGCCATGAGACCGGCAGCGTCGAAGTGGCGGTCTTCCCGCCCTTCACCGACCTGCGCACCGTGCAGACCCTGATCGATGCGGACAGCATCCCGTTCGCCCTCGGGGCACAGGATGTGTCGGCGCACGACTCCGGCGCCTACACGGGCGAGATCTCGGGGGCGTTCCTCGCGAAGCTCGACTGCCGCTACGTCATCATCGGGCACTCCGAGCGCCGCGAGTACCACGGCGAGACGGATGAGGTCGTCGCAGCGAAGGTGAAGGCCGCGCTCCGCCACGGTCTCGCACCCGTCATCTGCGTGGGCGAGACGCTGGAGCAGCGCGAGGAGTCCGGCCCCACCGCGGTGTCGGTCGCCCAGCTCCGCGCGGCGGTCGCCGGCCTGTCGTCGGACGCGGACGTCGTGGTCGCCTACGAGCCCGTGTGGGCGATCGGCACCGGCCAGGTCGCCTCGCCCGAACAGGCTCAAGAGGTCTGCGCCGCCCTGCGTGGCGTCGTCGCCGATGAGCTCGGCGCGGACGCGGCGGCGCGCACGCGCATGCTGTACGGCGGCTCGGTCAAGTCCGGCAACATCGCGAGCTTCATGCGTGAGCCGGACGTGGACGGCGCGCTGGTCGGGGGAGCGAGCCTCGTGGCCGACGAGTTCGCCGCCATCATCCGGTATCAGAAGCACGTCGGCGTCTGA